The nucleotide window GCAAAGTAGGTAGTTTATGTTTACATGAGAAGGGGATCCATTAGGTATTTATGAAATACATTAAAAGAATATTTCTTTGATTTAATTTCTGTTTTATTTCTTAACAAATTTATAGGTTTTTTCTTTAATAAATTACTCCATGTATGCATGATTTTAATGtacttttcattttcatttatgGTTCTTAAAAGGGTAAACTACACAATTGGTCATACAACTTTCATAAGTTTTTTATTTTAggcattgaaaataaaaaattataaattggaCACTACCGTTAACAATCATTTTCATTTAGTTACCCAACTCtaaacatttttattttagtcactcatTTTCTCTTTCTGaaagtttattttcttattttactttttaaaattaattttaaattttttctagtaaaaggaaattttgatgttttatagggAATTACTTAGGTTTTtataggaaaattttaaattttacaggAAAAactattttatcttttaatttccttaattaattttttagaattaattttaattttatttccagTAAAAGGGAGAAACATGGTATTTTACAAGGATTTATCTAGATTTTTATAGGAAAATcaatttatctttttaatttcctttgtttttagaattaattttatttttcctaataaaacaaaaaatatataggGTTTATAGAAaattaattagattttttttaggaaaaactattttatttttaatttcctttatttattttcatttttagaaCTAATGTATAGATTTTTCCCATAAAAGGAAAAAACTTGGGTGTCTTCAACGAAACACATAGgtttttacataatttttttattactaAAAATCGAGTTACAAGGAAAATCTTGGGTTCATCTTCATGGCCAAATAGCTTAATTTCTTATAAAAAAATgtttttgggaaaaaaataaaaggttaaaatgtactagaagtccttatacttttcaaaaattggggatttagtccctatacttttatttcatggaatttagtctctctacttttcatatttcaaaaatatcctttttgttaaatttaagttaattacaaagtcatttttttaattataaggCTACGAAGTgagtatttcttttatttaagaaatgTCACagcaacaaatttaacaaaagaaaaatttgaaatctgaaaagtaaagagactaaattccatgaaataaaagtatagggactaaattcctACTTTTTGAAAAGTACAGGGATTTCTGGCacattttagccaaaataaaattaatatttttaaaagcaaatgagtgaccaaaataaaacttATTAAAGTTAGGTGACTAAGATGAGTATACAATAACATTGAATTAATGAaagtaacgaaaataaaaatgGTTGTTAACAACAATGCACAATatgcaatttttattttatttttgataccCAAAATGAAAACTTATGAAAATTAGGCAACCAATTTTATAGACTATggtttatcttttaaaattcattttctagatgttaattttattttatcaattttatcaacataactAAGTTTTGTCTATCTAgtgaaaaaaaaaggtaaataaGTAAATGTGAATGaatttttttatctaaaatttatcataaaGATATTTTCATATCATTAATGTGACATCCgtctatttatattatatttaagtgGCCAATTGAATTGACGTCATAGGTAAATGTTATTATAAGTGTGTTTTGCCctttacacaaaataaatttagaaaaacacCATACAAGGTAAGATTTTAACCTAAGACGTTATAATATTCAAAAGTCAACTTTACCGTTTCAATCAAAACTTcatttatttttacatatttttcttTAATATTGTGCATATGCTTTAatctaatattatattaaatttctaACATAGTTTACTTAATGAATGAATTTGTTCCTTCTCCATAAAAAAGaagaattattttattaaaaaagtgtTCTTACTTTTAGTTTAAAAATGGTTTCATGCATAAAAAAACCAAAGAATAAgggtttattttattaaaaaggggAGGAAgcataattaaatgtaaatatggaaattaactaattaatttaatatatttttatataattgagAGTAGAGAGTGGATTACTAGAAATTAAATGTAAATCCTCATACTGTAGTTGTGATGGTGACAAATAATTTAATACATTTGACATGGAAGAACTTAGAAACCTTAATCAACAACAATTATTCATAAAAGTGAGTGATGTATGTATGTTATTAGCTAGCTTTTCTATAGATTTCTTGATCTCTATGTATAGGgtagaatattttaattttacaaggatgattccttttttattttttatttactatattttaaatgaaactTGTCATCATGTATTTGTAAAgataatgtatgaaattaatgttttaaaatataatatgaatTGGAAAAATTTTATATAGGAAAATAATAAAGATATCAAACATATCTTATCCAACTCTAATTTTTCTTTATATTTCGGATTCTAAAATATATAAGGATTAATTATagaatttaacttaaattttctgtttgaattgatgatttaacgtgccacaaCAGCTTACTGTTACGCCATTAATGACAATTAACACTAAGTGACTAGGGTCAGTGTTtgatcgaatcgaatcaaatgaaaaaatttcgagttaatcgagctgacgaatcttattttatcatcctagctcgatttgaaattttctcgaattgagTTGAGTAAGATGGAATTCGAGTCAAATGAATCGAATATacttgttcgagttaaattaaaaaaatgattttgaGTCCTTGTAATCACTGTCACCCAACGTAATCAAATTCGTCCaccgtaatcaaatttgttattgaCTTTCATCCCCtcgtaatttatttattaatcttttatatacagGTTAGTTTCTTTACTTGCTTATCTTGACtattgtcactatgtattttgaaattaaaaatatattaaatgtaaaaatgttatttttcaataaaagttatcttaaaaataaaatgtgaaattgatacaaacataaaattttaacatgaatattttatAGCATCatctataattaaattttaacaaaaaattataaagattcaatatgattaaacaattcaataatataaatagcataaaatgtgaaagttaatttaataatataaatagtagatataaataaaaaattataaaaataaaattattacaatttagttttagaaatttttgttggatgattttaattttgattttgggtAAAATGTGAAATGTAAAAGTTTTggagaaaataaaaagttttgggagTTGAGGGAGTAAAATTTAGGGGGTATTAAAAAATTGGGGGATGGGTTTGGGGTAAAATGGGGGTGGGATGGGAGGAAAGTAAAAGTTTTGGAgggaaagtgggagggagtaaaagttttgagggaaaGTAAAGAGGTTTGAGAGTTTAGGATAAAAaggtaaaatattataatttgttattcagtttatttgaattatttgagtcattcaaatttaaaaatcaaactcgattcgaatatgaaattcgaaaaaaattcaagttgactTGATTAATTCGAATAACTCAATTCGTTTGACTtgaaattctaatttttttcgattttttagagtcaaatcgagttttgctcacccttatcagtgactaaaatattacaataCAATAATagaagtgactaaaacgtaacatttcaaacataaatgactattTTGGTAGTTTACCCATTTTTATACAACAACTGTTAACCTTGCTCGACCTTGTGTCCCGTTTTATTTGGGAAGATAGCAATATGATGAAAGCTTTGTAATGATCAAAGGAAGAAGCAAATACTTACCAGACTACAAGATTGCCACCTCTGCAAGCGCCATACCTTAGTTTCCGATCTGACATTTACCCTAAGATACAGTGCGTTATAATAAAAACACCAATGAAGAAAATGCATGCCACTCATAATATCTAATCATCTAAACAGGTTTTTTGGTAAAGAGAAGGAATATATGTACATGTAAATCTTGGAATCGTTGTGTCTTTTCATTACCAGCAACCCCGTGGCGGAATTGGTGGCAAAAGTCACTGAAAACTGGATTTGTCTGGTGCATATTCCTTATTATGGAATGTGATATgaccaaaaataaaattcatggaaGAATAAAAGAGAAGATGGGTACAGGGATTGATCTTTCTAGATCAACAAATCGGAAGGAATATTTTGAACAGCTTAACAAAACAATCATGTCCATGCAATGCGCATATAAAGTAAACAAAGACAAGGATATATGTCAAACTCATGACCAAATCAACTCGTCTTTTTCCATGAAAACATGGGTTGAAGGTCGGTAGAATGAAATCGCAATCTTGTAGCCCATAATTGCGGTACGAAATTGGAATATTTTTCCATGCTAGGGTccaccatatatacatattcccTTTTGCTTTACTCAAATCCTCCAAAGGCCAAGGCTTTAACCAGGTGTTGGACAAATGTAGCTTGGTAAAAAACTTCTTTTCAAACATCATAACCTGCACTTTGATAGTTAATCTTTGGGGCTGTGGATTGATTGAATGGAAAAGTTCAAGGATGGAAAGAAAGAGCAAAAAAATGTGGAAGGAAATAAATTTTGAATGTACTTGATAGAGAAGAAAAATGATAGCATATCTAACTATATTTTGTTATTCATATGcatctttctttctatttttttcatCTTTCTAATTTTTTTCCCACCTTACTAAGTAAAACCTAAGAGCATCAGAATGCACATCTAACGACATTTTGTTATATATATGCATCTTTATCTACAGTATACATATGTTAGCGACTTTCAGGTGAAGCTCGAGAAAACACTTTTTCAAACTATAATAACTGAACCCCCTAGGTAGTGTCATTTTTCTCTGCTCTGATTTCGGTACTGTACAGCATCTTCACTTTTGACAAGCTTGTGCTCGACAGCCACTGCTGTTTTATTGCGAGGAGGAACATGTTCATGTGAGGATCAGTTAAAAAACATGACCATCTCTCTCTCTGAATATTAAAGCTAACTTGATTCATTCCTTAAAGATGTCCAATGTGTTTTGAAAGCAGAGCCAGTGTTAGGGATGAGTTGAGATGGTAGGTCTCTAATACGGAAACCATTGCCCCAGAAAGAGGCAAGAGAAAGACCCATAATAGCCATGGCGACGACAGAGCATGCAGGTGGAACTGCTTGACTACTGCTCCCAAGAAACTGGGTTGCAAGGAGACCTGCCATGGTGGAGCTTTGCATTCCAGTGCACAATGAAACTGTCCGACTAACTTCTTCTCTTTGTCTGCACATTAATAGCATGGTATCAGTCTATCAGAAGAACCGAATTAAATCAGCCAGTAAAACCCAAAAATACTAGTCAGATCATCCTGTATATAAATTGTAATCAGCATATGAAAAATCTTTTGCAAATCACTCTTCATTTCAAGCATTCCCCTATAGACAGTACTTGTAAGTGGAAAAACAAAATGCTTAAAATTGCAACGAGATTCAGGAGACAAACAATTAGAGGAAGGTTCAAGAAAACCGGGGAACATTGAATACTTGAAACGGCAACTCCTCTGCCTGATTAGTACACATTTCTTATTTAGGTTAAAAACAAAGTACCTCAGAGGTCAAAAGAAAACTTGAAAAGGCATAAAGCAGGCAGATAAGAAAAGATTCCAGGGCTACCAAAAAAGGTATTATTTACCATGCTCCAATAATCATGATGTGGTGATGTACTAAATGTTCTACTATGCCTGATCAAAGCCATTCCTCCACTAGAAGTTTATGAATTTCTTATGCTTCCGCAAAGTCAGAAAATTTAAACTCTTATGAGGGAATAGATATCATAGATGATAATCGGATGGGAAAAAATATTGTGGATTGTGGTCACAGCTCATATTTTGGTTTTAAAGGTGATATTTTCTATCCTAACACTCTTGTCAATCTATATTTTATGATCATGGTATCATAACCACAAGGATGGATAGGTTAGCATACagaattccaattttgtcccaaACCCTGTATAACAAATGACCTGCAACTGTTATATTCTGATTCTGACCTGTTATTTCTCAGGAAAAAAAAAGCTTGATTTGGCAAAAGAAAAAGAAGCACGTTATCTATAGAGGCCAAACTACGGGAAAGACCACAATCTGATATAGAAAAATAATATCACCATCCTTACAGAGGACTTATCTCAAGTTCTAGTAAGTGTTAAGCCCCTAGTCTTCTGTCACGTAAACCAGGAGATATAAATGCTTAAAGCATAAGACCAAGCAGGACTATTTCTAACATACATCAGACGTAGTACACAAGTTCTAAATTACCTGAAAGCAGGAACTTTTGAGATCCAATATCCCACAGCAAATGCCACAGCATGAAATGTCAAAACAGGAAGAACCAACTGAAGACCCTCTTTAGATAAAATTTGACTCCTATTCAATGCAAGAGGGCTACCAATGCACAAGGAAGTACAGATCATTGCAACAAAGGGCATCACAGGTTGAAGGATAGTGACGACTGGTTTTGCATAGGTATTGAGCACAAGCCCAATAGTGATAGGAACAAGAACAACCTAACAAGAAAAACCAAGCAAAACATTTTACATTTCACCAAGAAACAAGAATGCTTACTTGAGAATATTATATATGTTGAATCACCACATTACCTGTAAAATCGACTTCGACATAGCAACAGCATCAACCGGAACGACAGACCCTATGAGAAGGCCGGTTAAAAGAGGGGTGACTATCACTGATGCAATGGTGGTAAAGCTAGTGAGAAGTATACTCACTGCCACATCTCCTTTGCTCAAAAAGCTAGCATAGCTAGACAGTTGAGCCCCTGCAACACAAGATGTGAGGATAAAGCCTGCATAGAATGTCGGAGACAAACAAAATGCATTTGCAACTAAAACCCCAAGTGCCGGTTTGAGCAAATACTGTGCAATAAATCCAACAGATAGCGGTAAAGGTCTGCAATGAAACAAAATCATAAAAAGGAGCACCTTTCAAATTGGGCAAACAAAATAGCATAATTAGCCGCCATATGAAACTGCACATGATACAAAGAGAAATGAGATACTTTTACCTTTTGAATGCAAGTGTGAAATCATCAAATGAAAGTCTAATTCCAATGGACAACATGATCCCACCAAGTGCAGGAGCATACAAGTCCTTAGATACCCTACATGAAAAATcgtgttttataattgtttttctTCCTTAAAAAAACTAATGGAAAAGAAAACCGTTGTAGTCATACAAAAGAAGGAGCAAATATAACAATCTAAGAACTGTTCTCTCTcctaatatattaaattaaaaaatgtcCAAGGGGTATCAATTTTCATTTGTTATTTCCTGAATCTTCCTCAATTGTGTAACAAACCATTGACATTTCAGGTTCAAAAACAGAGCTTTGAAGATAAAAACAAATAGAATATAAAAAGGGGAAGGGAAAAGATATCAGAAACAGTAAACTACAAAGCTTGAAGGAAACAGAAAAACTAGTCAACTAAAAGCCAACATGAGTGAACATTTAAAACTCACAAAAAGCCAGAAACTGATATAAGTGACcaccatatataaataaataacgaAATATCATTTTTCTCGTAGAACTGATAATTAAAGTAATCAGCTTCAACTATTTATAATAGATTTCCAAAAGGAATCAatttaagaattaaaaaaaaaaactatttgggATCAAAGAAATACAACTAAAATCTACAGAGCAAAGTAAAAACTGAATTTccacatacaaaaaaaaaaaaaaacgaaaacccAGAAAGAATTAAGAATTTGATTATTCAAAAACTGATTAAgatgcaaaaaataaaataaaaggaataaCCAAATAAAGAAGTTTACCAGGTGAAAGTGGAAGGTTGAACAAGAGCAGCAACAGCGGTAATAGCGACAACAAAAGGAAGCATTGCTGACAAAACCTGAGACAAATCAACCTTTTTAGATACTTGGGTAGCGCCACCACCTGCGTTACTTCCAAACGAAAGTCTCCGCGACCCAACTCTCCGGACATACGGCGTCGTCGAACAGGCAAATACAAACAACCCTCCTCTAGTACTTTTAGTAATTTGACAGTAACCCTTCCTCCCACTCAGCTTCAATCCATATCTCGAATAAAAACAACAAACTGGCGACGTCGCCGGTTTGGGAGAGATCGAGAGCTTCTTGGCTTTCGAAGTGAAGGCGCTTGTGGTGGGGAGAGAAAGATAGGGAGTAAGTGAGATCATTTTTATCGTATTCGGCAGGGAATTGAAGTTGCTTTTGCCTTCCTTTTGCCGGCGCCGGAGAGAAGGGTGGCCGGCAGCAAAGGTATTAGCAGTGGTGGAAACGAAATGAGAGGAGGTGAAGGGAGATAAAGGGATATATATGTTTCTTAGGGAAGTTCCACAGTAGTTGATAGGACAGTTTAAGTTGGTTGTATTCTAATTTTCATCTGTCAGGAAATGGACGGTAATGGTAAGGTTGACAACCCGTGTGAAGGTCTTTCAAGGATATTTGCAACGCGTATCCTTTACTTATAACATATTTCTATCATCTACCCTAGAATAACAACAATTTGTCACCTAAGCTGTAGGTTATTCTGGAGATTTTATATCTGGCTACTTGACTAATTCACAAAGGACGTCTCATGGAGGTCAATTGATTAAATGGGGCTCATTTGACCTACTTGAATTGGCCTGATTCGTAGAATGTGGGAAGAAGCTCATCTACTTAAAGTCTTGATGACCCAGTGAAGCACTTAGGAAAAATTAAGACTAGCATGGTAGATATGAAAACTAATCTTATAAGAAAGATTTGTAATCTTATAATATTTGGTTTTGCAATCTTAGAGGATTGTGTAAATCCCATAAAAATCTTAATTTTAGATAGGTTTTAATCTCAATCGTCGATGTAAGTAAACTATACTGTTGGATCTGGGGGACCTCAATTATAAATATAGGTTTTCCCCCTCATTTGTGATCATTCAGTTGTAATCCTTCAAAGTAATAAAATActtttgagagcatttactcaaacacttgacATGCTTTTTCTTTATTATAGCTTTTCTGTTATTTCATTATCTTTAAGTTGCTTCCGCTTTATTTTTGATGCCTTGGAGAATTTCATTTGTGAGTTCTCACTTTGCAAGAGTTAGGTTGACTTATGCAAATTTGAAATCAAGAAATCGTCTAAGGTCGTACGGTTTACCAGATTTAAGTTCTAGTCACGTGACACTAGTGGAAGCTATTTCAAGTTTGTTCCCTAATACAGAGGTAAGGAATTGTGTAAgacatttttacaaaaatttcaagaacaaTGTAAATCACAAAAGGAATGCCTTGAAAAATGCTTTGTGGAAAGTTGCTAGCTCAAATGATGTGTAGAATTTGAAGAATTTGGGGTTGAGTCAAAGCCGCTGTCAACTACAACTTTTAATTAGTTAAAGCAAAAAGATCCTTCTTAGTGGTCTAGGGCATACATCTCCACCAAGATAAAATGTGGCATGCTCTTTGACAACCTATGCAAGTGCTTCAACAAGGTATGATTTGGTTCTGGTATTTGCAATTCTATCTTAACTGACACTATTTATGAGATTATACTATTAGTAACTATTTATTAATTACTTCTTTTCATTTTAGATTATTTTGGAAGGTAGAGATAAATCAATTTTGACCATGATGAAGATCATCAAAACAAAGATTGAGAAGATTGGTAAACAAAAAAGATGTTGTTGAGAAATACTTTGGACCTTTGTGTCCTAAGATCTATAGGAAGTTTGAACAAATTGTCATACATGCCAATAAGTAAATGAGTGAAACTTACCCTTCATTCGTTATCTATTTCCTTTAATGATTCTATATTTAGGGCTTACATTAAATTTAATACCTATTTTTCATATATGTAGGTGTTGGCCTACTTATGTTAGTAATGATAAGTATGAGATTAAATGTGGATCAAGCCACAAGTGTCACAAGGCTAGAATAATCTGCGGCCCGTGACATAAGCATGTAGTTGATACAGGGTCCCATTCATGTTCATACAGAAAATGGGACCTATTTGGTATTCTATGAGCCCATGTTGTAAACTGCATACAAATGGATAGAGTGCGACCAAAAAACTATGTCCACTATTGCTACACAATGAATACTAAACTCAAAATATACTCCAGCCTAATTAAACTTGTCAAATGTAGTATTTCCTAAACCTTAATCCTATTATATTGGTTCTTGTGTTGTTAATATCTTTTTACTTTTTGTGTGCAGGTACAATGTAATGGGAACATGTCCCTAGTATGGAACTTATTCTACCTTCTGCATTAAGAAGGTCTCCAAGAAaacattttaaagaaaaaaaaaggaaagaagttGATAAAGCCACCAATAGTGGTCTAAATGTCACATCTCGAAATTGGGTCTAAAATTTTTCAAggtaattttagaattttggctCAAGATGAATTCAAAAATTCAGAAATGTAGTAACCCAAAAATGTCTTCTTCCATGGCTTTTTGAAAACTAAATCAATTTGTGAATATAATGTAGTAaagacctttaattttgaaaagaagactattttgtaaaaggtTTTAATTTAAAAGTAGCTTTAAAGCAAATAAACCAAGTTTTAAAATTAGCCCATTTATCCCCTTTCACCCTAATAGTGacgtgaaaaaaaaaaagagagactcCCCTTCTTGCCATCAGTTGAATCCCTAAAACCCCGTTCACCGATTTTGATTCTCAAAACTCTAATATCTTTGATTTTTACCATCTTCCAAACACCAAATCTTTTCTTAAGTAAAAAAGAAACATCAAGAACACCATTAAAGCCATTGTCATTCAACTTGTGAGTTTTCTTAGATTTATACCAATCGTTTGTTTTTCCCTTAATCAAGGTAACGTTTTGATTTCATAATACTTTTTAATGTAATCTAGCCATTTAAATCGAGTTTTAAGCTATTGAATCAAAGGTTTTGTGTAGAAGTCGAGATTTGGGTCATTAATGGTAAAATCTAGGAGTTTGAATGAAGCTATTGAATCAAAGtgttttttaaattgttttgatgTGATAGAACGTTTTCAAACTCTCCTTAAAGTTTCGTTAAAGAATTCAAAGATTTTGTTGAGTTTCATTAAAAATTGCCATATATGTCAAATTTTTGGAACCATGAATCTGAGCAGTTTTGTAAGGTTTGAAGGTTGAGAATTATTCTTAGATGAGTAATTAAATGATTGGAATTGATTTTAAGCAATGAGAATGAGTGGAGAGTAAAGTATTTGGGTTTCGAGTATGTTAGTCGAAAATTTCAATTTCAAGAGGAACTAGCTTAGACTAGTGTTTTTGCTTGTTGAGATGTGTTTATAGCTGTAAATTAATTGTGTTTGCTGTGTGGTCTATTTTGGGTGAAGATTCGGAACTGTTGGAGCCTTCGACGAGCAAGGCGAAATGAAAGGAAAAGTTAATTGAACTTTCGACGACTAGGCGAAAGCGCGAACAGTAATTGTTTGGAATCTTTGCTTATAGACACGATTTATAGTGTTAAATTGGAACTTAGGAGTAGCCTAAACCTCTATCCTAAGTTCTAAGTGTAAGCTTAATTACTCTTCTCATTTTATATTGctaaatttgtgattatgtgatgTAAATTGAGTAATGTAATGTATTCAAGTGATATGCAACATATGTTGTGTTATTTCTTGTGAAATATATGAATTGTGAGCATGTAAACATGCCAAGTAAATGTGATGATGTTGTGTTATAATGTAAATGTGTAATGAAAGTGTGTAGAAAATGGTAAGTAAAAATGTGTATAATTATTGATATTTTGGCCTTGCGATCTTTTGAGACCGttgatatagttggcatgtcataggattttgtgagtactcacctttgtGTTATGATTTTGGGGCATTAAGGCTCGGGACagtttggagagataagggaatgtgagctaagctctatTCATCGGgatatgttggtgtgttggagagagTTAGTTTAATGCTACACTTTTGGGATATGTTttttttggtgtgttggagatttgTGTATCTaatgtgtggtgatagagcccacttttatgtttcGTAGTCTCAAGTTGAAAATTTATCGAACAGTGAATTATGTATGAAATGCATTGCATGTATAACTATGTAAATACAATGTTAGATGTATTAGTAAGTGATGCATAAATAGGTTAATTTGGCACTCTAGTTAAACACTGTTGAGAATGTTTCTCTTGCGGTTTTCGTTTAACATATGATATTGTGTGTATTTGTAGTAATCTTATACATTTACTGAGCTTGTTAAACTCACACACTCCAT belongs to Gossypium arboreum isolate Shixiya-1 chromosome 7, ASM2569848v2, whole genome shotgun sequence and includes:
- the LOC108458970 gene encoding probable sodium/metabolite cotransporter BASS3, chloroplastic is translated as MISLTPYLSLPTTSAFTSKAKKLSISPKPATSPVCCFYSRYGLKLSGRKGYCQITKSTRGGLFVFACSTTPYVRRVGSRRLSFGSNAGGGATQVSKKVDLSQVLSAMLPFVVAITAVAALVQPSTFTWVSKDLYAPALGGIMLSIGIRLSFDDFTLAFKRPLPLSVGFIAQYLLKPALGVLVANAFCLSPTFYAGFILTSCVAGAQLSSYASFLSKGDVAVSILLTSFTTIASVIVTPLLTGLLIGSVVPVDAVAMSKSILQVVLVPITIGLVLNTYAKPVVTILQPVMPFVAMICTSLCIGSPLALNRSQILSKEGLQLVLPVLTFHAVAFAVGYWISKVPAFRQREEVSRTVSLCTGMQSSTMAGLLATQFLGSSSQAVPPACSVVAMAIMGLSLASFWGNGFRIRDLPSQLIPNTGSAFKTHWTSLRNESS